A region of the Vibrio chagasii genome:
TGTTCGGGGGCTAATGCGCAATGTCATTACTAGAGTTTTTCAGACCACAGAAGAAGACCACTGCAAACCTAGCCAAAGAACGTTTGCAGATCATTGTTGCTGAACGCCGTAGCCATGACGACCCAGCGCCGTCTTACCTGCCGCAACTAAAAGAAGACATCTTGAAGTGTATTGCTAAGTACGTAGAAGTGGATCCATCAATGGTTGACCTTACGTTCGAACACAAAGATGACGATATCTCAGTATTAGAGCTGAACGTTAAACTGCCCGAAGACGATAAGTAATCATCACTATCTCGTCAGCAGATTGAATAAAAAAGAGAGCCTAGGCTCTCTTTTTTGTGTCTGCGTTTTGTTCTTAAACAGTTTGGCTATTTGATTGCTTTATTCAGCCTCTCGCCAACCAGCTCTATACGCCAACCTTGCATCACATCCGGCAGTTTTTCTGGATTACGATCGTGCTTCCAAACCCAACTCAACATTTGGTTTAGTTGCTTCTTCGATGCCAAAAATTCAGTCACTAGGCCACTGTGTTGCGAAGCGGTTTTCACTTGATCTTTCAACACTTTAAAGACTTGCTTATAGCCCGGGTAGTCCATCAAGCGTTCAACTGGTGCTGGGTACTCTTCTTCTGGCGTGTGTTCCGCTAACTTAACGATTGAGCTGATCTTCGCGCCATGACGACGTACAGAGCGGAAATCAAAACCTTCCTCTTCCATACGCTTCGGATTCTTAATCGCAAAACGCGCGACAGCCCAAAGATCTTGTTCTTTAAAGATAAAGTTCAATGCGAGATCGCGCTTAATCGCTTCTTTCAAACGCCATGTTGCAAGTGGTCTCAAGATAGCAAGTTGCTGTGGCTTAAGTTGCCATGCACCTTTGATATCAAGGTAAGCCGTATCTGGATTTACTTTACGGATACGCTTCGCCACCTGTAGATCAGACTCTTGTTGCGCCGCTTCCCACCAGCCTGCTTCCATCACTTTCTCAAGAAGCTTATTGTACATAGGCATTAAGTAATGAACGTCTGCTGCCGCGTAGTCGAGTTGCTTTTGAGAAAGCGGACGCGCCAGCCAATCAGTGCGAGATTCACTCTTATCTAAATCCACACCAACAAACTCTGAAACCAAAGCAGCAAAGCCCGTTGATAAGCCATGTCCTAAGAACGCCGCCATGATTTGAGTATCGACCATTGGGGTTGGTGTACAATCAAATGCGTTCTGGAATACTTCTAAATCTTCACCGCATGCGTGTAGCACTTTCAGTACTGAAGCGTCTTTCAATAACCCAACGAACGGTGTCATTTCATCAAGAGCAATAGGGTCAATCAGAGACAGCGTTTCACCGTCAAATAACTGAATCAAGCCTAATTGAGGGTAATAGGTTCTTGTACGAACAAACTCCGTATCAAGCATAACGACATCGGCTTCACGTGCTTGTTGGCAAACTCGCTCAAGGTCTTTCAATTGGGTAATGATTTGATAATCCACAAAAACTCTCACTGGTTTCTATTTGATCGCCGGATACAAAAATGCCGACATTAACTGTCGGCATTCTAACACCATTTTACCACGCCCGCTTAGATTAAGCGTTTCAATGATTTCAGGCGAAACTGTGCTTGTTACTCACTTGCGCGTTTAGCAAGTTCTGCATCGTTCTCTTCACGTAATACGCGACGTAAGATCTTACCTACGTTGGTCTTTGGAAGATCTTCTCTAAACTCAACCAGTTTAGGCACTTTGTAACCCGTTAGGTGTTCACGACAGTGCGCGATAATGTCTTCTTTGGTTAGGCTAGGATCACGCTTAACCACATAGATCTTAACCAGTTCACCAGACACTTCGTGAGGTTGACCAATCGCTGCTACTTCTAGCACTTGACCATGCAGTGCAACGACATCTTCAATCTCATTCGGGTAAACGTTAAAGCCAGACACAAGAATCATGTCTTTCTTACGGTCAACAATGTGCAGTAAACCTTCGTCATCAAACTTAACAATGTCACCCGTCGATAACCAACCGTCTTGGTCAATCACTTCTTTGGTCGCTTCTGGACGTTGCCAGTAACCTTGCATCACTTGAGGACCACGAACTTGCAGCTCACCCACTTGATCATTAGCAACCACGTTACCTTCATCATCAATGATACGAACATCGGTTGAAGGTACCGGTAAACCGATAGCACCCGTGTAATCTTTTAGGTCATATGGGTTACCCGTTACCAGCGGTGAACACTCGGTTAAACCATAACCTTCTAACAGGTGGATACCTGTCACTTTCTTCCATTGTTCAGCAACAGCGCGTTGAACCGCCATACCACCACCAACAGATAGGCGTAGGTTACTGAAGTCTAATTCGTGGAAATCTTCGTTGTTTACTAACGCATTGAACAGTGTGTTTACACCAGTAATTGCGGTAAACGGAACCTTTTGCAGCTCTTTGATGAAACCAGGAATATCACGAGGGTTAGTGATAAGAAGGTTACGACCACCCATTTCTACGAACAGCAAGCAGTTTACTGTCAGTGCAAATACGTGATACAGCGGCAATGCTGTTACCACTAGCTCTCGGCCTTCATGCAGAACCGGACCATACGCCCCTTTCGCTTGAAGTACGTTCGCGATCATATTGCGATGCGTTAGGATTGCACCCTTCGCAACACCCGTAGTACCACCAGTGTACTGAAGGAATGCAATATCATCCCCAGTCATAAATGGTTTTACATACTGAAGGCGACGACCTTTATGCAGCGCTTTTCTGAACGAGATAGCACCCGGTAGATCATACTTAGGCACCATACCTTTCACGTATTTCACGACGAAATCGACAATAGTACCTTTTGCACGAGGTAGCATTTGACCAAGACTAGTCAGTACTACGTGCTTCACAGGAGTGTTGTCGACCACTTTCTCAAGCGTACTCGCGAAATTCGAAACGATAACAATCGCCTTTGCACCTGAATCGTTCAGTTGGTGCTCTAGCTCACGAGGTGTGTACAGTGGGTTGACGTTCACTGCAATCATACCAGCGCGCAATACACCAAAGAGTGCAATTGGGTATTGCAGCAAGTTTGGCATCATCAGTGCAACGCGATCACCCTTCTTGAGCTTCAAA
Encoded here:
- the minE gene encoding cell division topological specificity factor MinE; this translates as MSLLEFFRPQKKTTANLAKERLQIIVAERRSHDDPAPSYLPQLKEDILKCIAKYVEVDPSMVDLTFEHKDDDISVLELNVKLPEDDK
- the rnd gene encoding ribonuclease D, with protein sequence MDYQIITQLKDLERVCQQAREADVVMLDTEFVRTRTYYPQLGLIQLFDGETLSLIDPIALDEMTPFVGLLKDASVLKVLHACGEDLEVFQNAFDCTPTPMVDTQIMAAFLGHGLSTGFAALVSEFVGVDLDKSESRTDWLARPLSQKQLDYAAADVHYLMPMYNKLLEKVMEAGWWEAAQQESDLQVAKRIRKVNPDTAYLDIKGAWQLKPQQLAILRPLATWRLKEAIKRDLALNFIFKEQDLWAVARFAIKNPKRMEEEGFDFRSVRRHGAKISSIVKLAEHTPEEEYPAPVERLMDYPGYKQVFKVLKDQVKTASQHSGLVTEFLASKKQLNQMLSWVWKHDRNPEKLPDVMQGWRIELVGERLNKAIK
- the fadD gene encoding long-chain-fatty-acid--CoA ligase FadD; the encoded protein is MDKPWLSRYPSDVPETINPDQYPSLIEMFEQSVQKYADQPAFENMGSVMTFRKLEERSRAFAAYLQNDLKLKKGDRVALMMPNLLQYPIALFGVLRAGMIAVNVNPLYTPRELEHQLNDSGAKAIVIVSNFASTLEKVVDNTPVKHVVLTSLGQMLPRAKGTIVDFVVKYVKGMVPKYDLPGAISFRKALHKGRRLQYVKPFMTGDDIAFLQYTGGTTGVAKGAILTHRNMIANVLQAKGAYGPVLHEGRELVVTALPLYHVFALTVNCLLFVEMGGRNLLITNPRDIPGFIKELQKVPFTAITGVNTLFNALVNNEDFHELDFSNLRLSVGGGMAVQRAVAEQWKKVTGIHLLEGYGLTECSPLVTGNPYDLKDYTGAIGLPVPSTDVRIIDDEGNVVANDQVGELQVRGPQVMQGYWQRPEATKEVIDQDGWLSTGDIVKFDDEGLLHIVDRKKDMILVSGFNVYPNEIEDVVALHGQVLEVAAIGQPHEVSGELVKIYVVKRDPSLTKEDIIAHCREHLTGYKVPKLVEFREDLPKTNVGKILRRVLREENDAELAKRASE